The proteins below come from a single Ignavibacteriales bacterium genomic window:
- a CDS encoding glycosyltransferase family 9 protein, with product MLKIDNSNSLKLKSKIFIDKLIGIPFVFSLNLIFQLFLLFKQEKEPDNSTIKRIAVCKFMGMGSIIQSTPLLISLRTKYPDAEIIFVTIPKNMPLLECFSFVDTILTIDDKNAVSLAYTSLKSITNFLRNRIDLFIDLEIYSYFSTLFTVFCFPKYKIGFYRKESRIQLGVYSKMIYFNTKAPVKNVYLQAAQMFGCDSAVNEIYDYSDLFNNGFFKSASQFKNLFDKSKDYIVINPNASDLRIERRWDKSNYVDLINSISEKYHDKQIVLTGSSEEAGYVGSIYNEINPKYRVNVTDTSGKFSLKELVVLIAGSSLMITNDSGPMHIAFALKKKTIALFGPCSPLEYSEQQNVFFIYKNIYCSPCVHHFSISPCNGDNQCMKMIKTNEVLQAVDQIYSGTMVWNSGYTASNILYNVQEENLTFGLVSRKN from the coding sequence ATTCTCTTTGAATTTGATCTTCCAACTATTCTTATTATTCAAACAAGAAAAGGAACCGGATAATTCAACAATCAAGCGGATTGCGGTTTGTAAATTCATGGGAATGGGAAGCATAATACAAAGCACTCCGTTATTAATTTCACTTAGAACAAAATATCCGGATGCTGAAATAATATTTGTCACTATTCCCAAAAACATGCCGCTCTTGGAATGTTTCTCTTTCGTTGATACAATTCTGACTATAGATGATAAGAATGCCGTCTCTCTGGCGTATACTTCCCTAAAAAGCATAACAAATTTTTTGCGTAATAGGATTGATCTTTTTATCGATCTAGAAATCTATTCATATTTTAGTACTCTCTTTACTGTATTCTGTTTTCCAAAATACAAAATCGGTTTCTACAGAAAAGAGTCCCGGATTCAGCTCGGCGTTTATTCCAAAATGATTTACTTCAACACAAAAGCGCCGGTAAAAAATGTTTATCTTCAGGCAGCGCAAATGTTCGGTTGCGATTCGGCAGTAAATGAGATTTATGATTATTCTGACTTATTTAATAACGGATTTTTTAAATCAGCTTCTCAGTTCAAAAATTTATTCGATAAGTCTAAAGATTATATTGTCATCAATCCAAACGCTTCCGATCTAAGAATCGAAAGAAGATGGGATAAATCCAACTATGTTGATCTGATTAACTCGATTTCAGAAAAATATCACGATAAACAAATTGTCCTAACCGGTTCATCTGAAGAAGCCGGATATGTTGGATCTATCTATAATGAGATTAATCCAAAGTATCGCGTAAATGTAACCGATACCTCCGGCAAATTTTCTTTAAAGGAATTAGTTGTATTGATAGCCGGAAGTTCTTTGATGATCACTAATGATTCAGGACCAATGCACATTGCGTTTGCTTTGAAGAAAAAAACTATTGCTCTCTTCGGTCCTTGCTCTCCCTTAGAGTACAGCGAACAACAAAATGTATTTTTTATTTATAAAAACATTTACTGCAGTCCGTGCGTTCATCATTTTTCAATATCACCTTGTAATGGTGACAACCAATGCATGAAAATGATTAAGACAAATGAAGTTTTACAAGCCGTAGATCAAATCTATTCCGGAACAATGGTTTGGAATTCCGGTTATACCGCGAGCAATATTCTCTATAACGTTCAGGAAGAGAATTTGACATTCGGACTTGTAAGCCGGAAGAATTAG
- a CDS encoding glycosyltransferase family 87 protein has product MNIRQPLNYLSHPHQYFPILLFILLSLFHIKYGIIPAWNNINSDFPNYYSASKLFIEGKDLSNIYDDSWFQQKINDYGIREKGKFSPFPPPTVFVMLPGAFFNPLTAKRIFLVLNLIVLLFTAYLFARISKLKIIVCLNFILFSGAALVNNLLLGQLYLFLLMFIVLGYWLLEKRKEQFAGLFWGIGAAVKYFPLVFIPLLFYNKKWKILVSLLLTLILINTVSYFILGPEIYRQFIDKVLFSHLNGELSSQSNYAVQFQSWNSLFRNLFVYDMAENKTPFINSPALFNIARVIVYLSFTIITVLVSIKIKNDKNSFAKSIALSSLLLLVLSPASASYHLLILAFPAMLLITSSLNEDYPASSLTFIILFILVGSAPFLLPKLGIGSLILLFYRLWLTVAYFTAAVWYLLISNRMERLKRV; this is encoded by the coding sequence TTGAATATCCGTCAACCATTAAATTATCTATCCCATCCGCATCAATATTTTCCCATTTTGCTTTTTATTCTTTTAAGTCTGTTTCATATAAAATATGGGATAATTCCCGCATGGAATAATATAAATTCGGATTTCCCGAACTACTACTCTGCATCGAAACTGTTCATAGAAGGAAAAGATTTATCAAATATCTATGATGATTCATGGTTCCAGCAAAAAATAAATGATTACGGCATTAGAGAGAAAGGAAAATTTTCACCCTTTCCGCCCCCAACGGTTTTTGTTATGCTGCCCGGTGCGTTTTTCAATCCATTAACAGCAAAAAGAATTTTTCTTGTTCTCAATTTGATCGTGCTTCTCTTTACTGCATATCTCTTCGCAAGAATTTCTAAACTAAAAATTATTGTCTGTTTGAATTTCATTCTTTTTTCGGGAGCGGCATTAGTGAACAATTTATTGCTGGGACAGCTTTACTTGTTTCTCTTGATGTTTATAGTGCTCGGCTATTGGCTCCTCGAAAAGCGGAAAGAACAATTCGCGGGATTATTCTGGGGAATAGGTGCAGCAGTAAAATATTTCCCTCTTGTTTTCATTCCTCTTTTATTCTATAACAAAAAATGGAAAATTCTTGTCTCCTTGCTTTTGACGTTAATTTTAATAAACACGGTTTCATATTTTATTCTAGGACCGGAGATCTACCGCCAATTTATTGACAAAGTTCTATTCTCCCATTTAAACGGAGAACTCAGCAGCCAATCTAATTATGCAGTTCAGTTTCAATCGTGGAATTCACTTTTTAGAAATTTATTTGTCTATGATATGGCAGAAAATAAAACTCCTTTTATTAATAGTCCCGCCCTTTTTAATATTGCTAGAGTAATTGTTTATTTATCATTTACTATCATCACAGTTCTAGTTTCAATAAAAATTAAAAATGATAAAAATTCCTTCGCTAAATCAATAGCTCTTTCATCTCTTCTTTTATTGGTACTCTCTCCGGCTTCTGCAAGTTATCATTTACTCATCCTTGCATTTCCGGCAATGTTACTAATAACAAGTTCTCTGAATGAAGATTACCCGGCATCCAGTCTGACATTCATTATACTTTTCATTTTAGTGGGGTCTGCACCGTTTCTGTTGCCTAAACTTGGAATCGGTTCTTTGATCCTTCTCTTTTATCGCTTGTGGTTGACGGTTGCATATTTTACTGCAGCAGTATGGTATTTACTAATAAGTAACAGAATGGAGAGATTAAAGAGAGTCTAA
- a CDS encoding radical SAM protein: MNNILLTHSYFYRFDPKQWETKKPYPPLGTLYAASYLRSNGFDVSVFDTNLAESATDIIPVLEKNHPKYLIIYDDGFNYLTKMCLTKMRESAFQLSQIGKQFGCTVIVSGSDSTDHYEKYLDHGADYILMGEGEVTLYELLTSIESGNKNIEKINGIALRSGTKTITTGKRQILTALDEFPFPAWDLIDIDKYRKIWLDNHGYFSLNIATTRGCPFKCNWCAKPIYGTRYNSRSPKNVSDEIEFLIKEYQPDHFWFCDDIFGLKPGWINEFRNIVLERNMKFKYKIQSRVDLLLNENNIDALFQSGAETVWVGAESGSQRILDAMDKGTTIGQIYSATKLLKEKKINVAFFIQLGYLSETKKDIEKTIEMITELLPDDIGISVSYPLPGTKFYEMVKADLGTKTNWNDSDDLAMMFRNTFQPVYYKRMHHFIHRVYRNRKAISALKAIINNPFRQKISTLKTALSIFYYLPQVIIDSFYLKRLEGSN; this comes from the coding sequence ATGAATAATATTTTATTAACTCATTCATATTTCTACCGGTTCGATCCTAAACAATGGGAGACTAAAAAACCGTATCCGCCGTTGGGCACTTTATACGCTGCTTCCTATCTGCGGAGTAACGGGTTCGATGTAAGTGTGTTCGATACAAACCTAGCGGAATCAGCTACAGATATTATTCCAGTTCTTGAAAAAAATCATCCTAAGTACTTGATAATTTATGATGATGGTTTTAATTATTTGACAAAAATGTGTTTAACCAAAATGAGGGAATCCGCATTCCAGTTATCCCAAATTGGAAAACAATTCGGTTGTACAGTAATAGTCTCCGGTTCCGACTCGACAGATCATTATGAAAAATATCTTGATCATGGTGCTGATTATATTTTGATGGGGGAGGGTGAAGTAACTTTATATGAACTACTCACATCAATTGAAAGCGGAAATAAAAATATAGAGAAGATAAACGGAATTGCTTTACGGTCCGGAACAAAAACTATTACCACCGGCAAGAGACAAATTCTAACAGCTCTGGATGAGTTTCCATTCCCTGCCTGGGATTTAATTGATATAGATAAGTATAGAAAAATCTGGTTGGATAATCATGGTTATTTCTCTTTAAATATTGCTACAACAAGAGGATGTCCTTTCAAATGCAACTGGTGTGCAAAACCGATTTACGGTACACGGTATAATTCACGCTCACCTAAAAATGTTTCGGATGAAATTGAATTTCTTATTAAAGAATATCAGCCGGATCATTTCTGGTTCTGTGATGATATCTTTGGTCTAAAACCCGGATGGATAAACGAATTCCGGAATATAGTCCTAGAACGTAATATGAAATTCAAGTATAAGATTCAATCAAGAGTGGATCTTCTTCTTAATGAAAACAATATCGACGCACTATTTCAATCGGGTGCAGAAACAGTTTGGGTTGGGGCAGAATCCGGATCGCAGAGAATTCTTGACGCGATGGATAAAGGAACAACAATTGGACAGATCTATAGTGCAACTAAATTATTGAAAGAGAAAAAAATTAATGTGGCTTTTTTTATCCAGCTTGGTTACTTAAGTGAAACTAAAAAGGATATTGAAAAAACAATTGAAATGATTACGGAATTGCTTCCCGACGATATTGGTATTTCAGTTTCTTATCCATTGCCCGGAACAAAATTTTACGAAATGGTCAAAGCAGATTTAGGAACTAAAACCAATTGGAATGATTCCGATGATCTTGCAATGATGTTCCGAAATACTTTTCAACCGGTCTATTATAAAAGAATGCATCATTTTATTCATCGGGTTTATCGAAACCGGAAAGCAATCTCGGCTCTTAAGGCAATAATTAATAATCCGTTTAGACAAAAAATATCAACTCTTAAGACGGCGCTTTCTATCTTTTACTATTTACCTCAAGTTATTATTGATTCATTTTATTTAAAGAGGCTTGAAGGATCGAATTGA
- a CDS encoding glycosyltransferase family 1 protein encodes MIIGLDISAMGGKNTGTSRYIQCLLSQLNKTEHEIKTFPIQSIDRLPKSNILNSIPFIKRGGINRHLYRTFLLSSDMYNAKVDFGIFPNYLMPLNFNKPSLIIIHDLSFYSHPDFYSKAFVFYYKNQLTKIMKKNPLIVTISEHSKEMINKYLGVDKNKIHLLQPYVDASIFSKNHLTNHINAESPYFLYVGHIEPRKNLLFMIENFVSWKSKNSVKMKLKIAGEIWQNSEEIQNMMKRYSHHPDVEFTGYVEELELHQLYQNAAGFVHSSFVEGFGFPVLEAMHYGLPVLCSSGTSTEEISQPHSFTFHPSMCNEMLMGFDRLYIAAQSEKQKYKIEYSPEQMADQLNSILSTVIQKENIIFYLNRAHHDEVENAIEKTLLYYKLFNSGLEFESLHPFLHDIKVTREQIDDATESLLMKNAITINNNKMILNTEIDSFYTKKNKSIDPRLVKRLLKVLNKIPFITLIAFSGGTANYGINNHDDIDLFIITKPYSVYIVYLLIHAISLLFKSRNIVCVNYLIDEKEIVINTPNDLYVAHQIMSLKPFKNDEYLNFFISKNNWVTNFYPNYKIPESSHIQSSSLYRINSLFNWALNKMYRKWYQKFINSSGDGNVILSEHVIKLHTQDYRKKILEEFDIQWSRYIESKNTNDIIQALAK; translated from the coding sequence ATGATTATCGGTTTGGACATTTCCGCGATGGGCGGAAAAAACACCGGCACTTCAAGATATATACAATGTCTGCTATCTCAATTAAATAAAACTGAACATGAGATAAAAACATTTCCAATACAATCAATCGATCGATTACCAAAAAGTAACATTCTAAATTCAATTCCATTCATAAAAAGAGGCGGGATTAACCGCCATCTTTACAGAACATTTTTGCTCTCCTCGGATATGTATAATGCCAAAGTGGATTTCGGAATTTTCCCGAATTATTTAATGCCTCTCAATTTCAATAAACCATCTTTAATAATCATTCATGATCTTTCTTTTTATTCTCATCCAGATTTCTATTCAAAAGCATTTGTCTTCTATTACAAAAACCAGTTGACAAAGATTATGAAAAAGAATCCGTTGATTGTCACTATAAGTGAGCACTCAAAGGAAATGATTAATAAATATCTTGGAGTAGATAAAAATAAAATTCATCTGCTGCAGCCGTATGTTGACGCAAGTATTTTCTCAAAAAATCATTTGACGAATCATATCAATGCTGAAAGCCCATATTTTTTATATGTCGGGCATATTGAACCACGGAAAAATTTATTATTCATGATTGAAAATTTTGTTAGCTGGAAATCGAAAAACAGTGTCAAAATGAAATTGAAAATTGCCGGTGAGATCTGGCAAAATTCGGAAGAAATTCAAAACATGATGAAACGCTATTCTCATCATCCCGATGTTGAATTTACCGGGTATGTTGAAGAGCTTGAACTTCACCAACTTTACCAAAACGCTGCGGGATTTGTACATTCAAGTTTTGTAGAAGGTTTTGGATTTCCGGTGTTGGAAGCGATGCATTACGGATTGCCCGTTCTTTGCAGTTCAGGCACGAGTACAGAAGAAATTTCGCAACCACATTCTTTTACTTTCCATCCTTCCATGTGTAATGAGATGTTAATGGGATTTGACCGTTTATATATTGCCGCTCAATCGGAAAAACAAAAATATAAGATTGAATATTCGCCGGAACAGATGGCTGACCAGTTAAATTCAATATTATCAACCGTAATCCAAAAAGAAAATATAATATTCTACTTGAATCGAGCGCACCACGATGAAGTTGAAAATGCAATTGAAAAAACTCTTCTTTATTATAAACTTTTTAACAGCGGATTGGAATTTGAAAGTTTGCATCCTTTTCTGCATGATATAAAAGTAACAAGAGAGCAAATAGATGACGCAACCGAATCATTACTTATGAAGAACGCGATAACAATCAATAACAACAAAATGATTCTTAATACGGAAATTGATTCGTTCTATACTAAAAAAAATAAATCGATCGATCCGCGGTTGGTAAAAAGATTATTAAAAGTGCTAAATAAAATTCCGTTTATAACTCTGATTGCTTTTAGCGGAGGAACCGCCAATTATGGTATCAACAATCATGATGATATTGATCTCTTTATAATTACAAAGCCTTATTCGGTTTATATTGTTTATCTGTTGATCCATGCTATATCGCTTCTCTTCAAATCAAGAAATATAGTGTGTGTTAATTATTTGATTGATGAAAAGGAAATAGTGATAAATACCCCTAATGATTTATATGTAGCTCATCAAATCATGAGTCTGAAACCATTTAAAAATGATGAATACCTTAACTTTTTTATTAGTAAGAATAATTGGGTAACAAATTTCTATCCAAATTATAAGATTCCGGAAAGTTCACATATTCAAAGTTCCTCATTGTATAGAATAAATTCGCTATTTAATTGGGCATTAAACAAAATGTACCGTAAATGGTATCAAAAATTTATCAATAGTTCTGGCGACGGCAACGTAATATTATCCGAACATGTAATTAAACTCCATACTCAGGATTATAGAAAAAAAATATTAGAGGAATTTGATATACAATGGTCTAGATACATAGAGTCTAAAAACACTAATGATATTATCCAGGCATTGGCTAAGTAA
- a CDS encoding PHP domain-containing protein — MFTLHAHSNYSLLQSTIKIDELVGFAKKSNSTYVALTDTNAMYGLIQFLKTAKENNIKPILGALIDDPKEKDLSAVFIARNNDGYSHLCRIITTRKLKDDFSLPNLFKEPLNDLFILTSSISLLKQMQIDLSLRQNLFVELIVTEKQKNNTRVLYDFAKANHLKIVATHPAYFLSPEDFLLHKVVSAVRSNSTLANLESADIIDEEFYLKSPAELSLTWKGLPEALWNADKIAQECNVDLKIGEYKFPTFSVQLNDSAFSSLWKISFEGLTRRYDKITEQAIKRLNYELEVIEELGFSDYFLIVWDIIREAKSRGIIHIGRGSAANSLVSYCLGFTEVDPVKHNLYFERFLNRGRLSPPDVDLDFSWKERDSIIKYVFEKYGYDRVGMISTTVTFRARSAFREVAKAFGIPDSEISKYSKFIPWTSAHNLPNIAEKFPETRSLDFKNEPWKTIVNLASRLAGFPRHLSIHPSGIIITKEKITNYVAMEYAKNKGLGLVITQPDMYSTEELGLIKIDLLSQRSLGVLKLTMNELNKISASKNNTGDISIPIYNISLH; from the coding sequence ATGTTTACTCTTCACGCACATTCCAATTATTCTTTGCTTCAATCAACAATTAAGATTGATGAACTCGTCGGCTTCGCAAAAAAATCGAACAGTACTTACGTAGCGCTTACAGATACAAATGCCATGTACGGTTTAATCCAGTTTCTCAAAACCGCTAAAGAAAATAATATCAAACCTATTCTCGGCGCTCTTATTGACGATCCCAAAGAGAAAGATTTATCCGCGGTTTTTATTGCCAGGAATAATGACGGTTATTCCCATCTATGCAGAATTATTACAACCCGTAAATTAAAAGACGATTTTTCCTTGCCTAATCTTTTCAAAGAACCTTTAAACGATCTTTTCATTCTTACTTCCTCTATCAGTTTATTGAAACAGATGCAGATTGATCTGTCGCTCAGGCAAAATTTATTTGTAGAACTTATTGTGACGGAGAAACAAAAAAATAATACTCGTGTGCTTTATGATTTTGCAAAAGCGAATCATCTTAAAATTGTCGCTACTCATCCGGCATATTTTCTTTCGCCCGAAGATTTTCTTCTTCACAAAGTTGTTTCTGCAGTTAGAAGTAATTCCACTCTTGCCAATTTGGAGAGCGCAGATATTATTGACGAGGAATTCTATCTTAAATCTCCGGCAGAGCTTTCACTTACTTGGAAAGGACTTCCCGAAGCTCTCTGGAATGCCGATAAGATTGCGCAAGAATGTAATGTTGATCTTAAAATAGGCGAATATAAATTCCCAACATTTTCAGTACAGCTGAACGACAGCGCTTTCTCATCTCTCTGGAAAATCTCTTTTGAAGGTCTTACAAGGCGGTACGATAAAATTACAGAGCAGGCAATTAAACGGCTCAATTATGAGTTAGAAGTAATTGAAGAACTTGGTTTCAGCGATTATTTTTTAATTGTTTGGGATATTATACGTGAAGCAAAGAGCCGCGGAATAATTCATATCGGTCGCGGCTCGGCAGCAAATAGTCTTGTCTCTTACTGTCTTGGTTTTACGGAAGTTGATCCGGTAAAACATAATCTTTACTTCGAAAGATTTCTTAACCGCGGCCGCCTTTCTCCGCCGGATGTTGATCTGGATTTTTCATGGAAGGAGAGAGACTCAATTATAAAATATGTTTTTGAAAAGTATGGTTATGATCGGGTCGGAATGATCTCCACAACAGTTACTTTCCGCGCGCGTTCTGCTTTCAGAGAAGTTGCCAAAGCATTCGGTATCCCCGATTCCGAAATTTCCAAGTACAGTAAATTTATTCCGTGGACTTCGGCACACAATCTTCCGAATATTGCCGAGAAATTTCCGGAGACACGTTCTTTAGATTTTAAAAATGAACCTTGGAAAACAATTGTAAACCTTGCATCCAGACTTGCCGGATTCCCGCGTCACTTAAGCATTCACCCGAGCGGAATAATTATTACAAAAGAAAAAATTACAAATTACGTTGCAATGGAATACGCCAAGAACAAAGGGCTCGGTCTAGTGATCACACAGCCGGATATGTATTCCACGGAAGAACTTGGTTTGATTAAAATTGATCTGTTAAGCCAGCGTTCTCTCGGTGTGCTAAAACTTACCATGAATGAATTGAATAAAATTTCGGCTTCTAAAAATAATACAGGGGATATCAGCATCCCGATCTATAATATCTCACTCCATTAA
- the dinB gene encoding DNA polymerase IV — MKTIFHLDMDAFFVSVERILDPSLEGKPVIVGGDPHGRGVVAACSYEARKYGIHSAMPIRNAYRLCPTALFLHGHYKEYVRYSNAVKLLLEEKFPLVQQASVDEFYFDFTGCEKIYGKPEKFAKELQDEIQHKFSLPCSMGISSNKGVSKIATDFKKPCGITFVPHGKEKEFLAPLAIERIPGVGKKTFPILRARGFKTIGDIANASPDYLATVLGKFGTDLWNRANGFGNDILYAEHDRKSISKETTFNQDIVGKTEIENHLFELIAKVAQLLRNENFHAATVSIKLRYSDFSTITRAKTLHEPTDDDKIIFETASKLFRNAYSRRVGVRLIGVHLSNLDHSSEQGVLFEDEDIIRKRMLNAVTKIRDKFGSKSIHIGAEGKD, encoded by the coding sequence ATGAAAACCATCTTCCACTTAGATATGGATGCTTTTTTTGTCTCGGTCGAAAGGATTTTAGATCCTTCGCTCGAAGGTAAACCGGTAATTGTTGGCGGAGATCCGCATGGGCGCGGAGTTGTTGCCGCTTGTTCATATGAAGCCAGGAAATACGGCATTCATTCGGCAATGCCGATTCGAAACGCTTACCGCTTATGCCCAACAGCTCTCTTTCTTCACGGTCATTACAAAGAATATGTGCGCTACTCAAACGCGGTGAAATTACTCTTAGAAGAAAAATTTCCGCTCGTGCAGCAGGCTTCTGTTGATGAATTTTATTTTGATTTTACCGGATGCGAAAAAATTTACGGCAAGCCGGAAAAGTTTGCCAAGGAATTGCAGGATGAAATCCAGCATAAATTTTCTCTCCCTTGTTCTATGGGGATCAGCTCGAATAAAGGCGTAAGTAAAATTGCTACCGACTTTAAGAAACCGTGCGGAATTACTTTTGTTCCTCACGGAAAGGAAAAAGAGTTTCTTGCGCCTCTTGCAATTGAAAGAATTCCCGGTGTTGGCAAAAAAACTTTCCCAATTTTACGGGCGCGCGGATTTAAAACAATCGGAGATATTGCCAATGCTTCGCCGGATTATCTTGCAACTGTTCTCGGAAAGTTCGGCACGGATCTCTGGAACCGTGCTAACGGTTTTGGCAACGATATTCTTTATGCTGAACATGATAGAAAAAGCATCTCGAAAGAAACAACTTTTAACCAGGATATAGTCGGCAAAACAGAAATTGAAAATCATCTCTTCGAACTAATTGCAAAAGTTGCCCAGCTTCTCCGGAATGAAAATTTTCATGCTGCAACTGTTTCTATAAAACTCCGTTATTCGGATTTTTCAACAATTACGCGTGCAAAAACTCTGCACGAACCAACCGATGATGATAAAATTATATTTGAAACCGCTTCTAAACTTTTCCGCAACGCTTATTCGCGGAGAGTCGGCGTCCGCTTGATCGGTGTTCACCTTAGCAATCTCGATCATTCTTCCGAACAGGGAGTTTTATTTGAAGATGAAGACATCATCCGCAAACGGATGCTCAATGCCGTAACTAAAATCAGAGACAAGTTCGGCTCTAAGTCAATTCATATCGGCGCGGAAGGGAAGGATTAA
- a CDS encoding DUF72 domain-containing protein gives MSKTKIYIGTAGWSYKDWIDSFYTKSQSKSFDWLEFYSQYFNTVEVNASYYTYISPKTVEGWINKVEDKNDFLFTIKLHQDFTHKHNFKNAQIEAIKSNLNQLKNAERLGGLLIQFPYSFTLTKENANYVKDLVDIFSEYEKFIEVRHKSWLIERFYNFAAKNKSSLCTIDQPNIGEAVEFKTVKAGENLYIRLHGRNEKAWKQSLNNFEKDQTYEQQSERYDYLYSPGELLEFERAIKEVLDTVKKVYLILNNHPHGNAVANALELIHLLNERIKIPVPPATLKAYPRLGKISLN, from the coding sequence ATGTCTAAAACAAAAATTTACATCGGTACAGCCGGTTGGTCTTATAAGGATTGGATCGATAGTTTTTATACCAAATCACAAAGTAAATCTTTCGACTGGCTCGAATTCTATTCGCAATATTTCAATACTGTTGAAGTAAACGCAAGTTATTATACTTATATCTCTCCAAAAACCGTTGAGGGATGGATAAATAAAGTAGAAGACAAAAATGATTTTCTCTTCACAATAAAACTTCATCAAGACTTTACACATAAACACAATTTTAAGAACGCTCAAATTGAAGCCATAAAATCAAATCTAAACCAGCTGAAAAATGCCGAGCGGCTCGGGGGTTTGCTCATTCAGTTTCCTTACTCATTCACATTAACAAAGGAAAATGCCAATTATGTAAAAGATCTGGTTGATATCTTTTCCGAATATGAAAAGTTTATCGAAGTCCGGCATAAATCATGGTTGATTGAACGCTTCTATAACTTTGCGGCAAAAAATAAAAGTTCGCTCTGCACAATTGATCAGCCGAATATCGGCGAGGCAGTTGAGTTCAAAACAGTTAAAGCGGGGGAGAATCTTTATATAAGACTGCACGGGCGGAATGAAAAAGCATGGAAGCAATCATTAAATAATTTCGAGAAAGATCAGACTTACGAGCAGCAAAGCGAGCGTTACGATTATCTTTATTCACCCGGAGAATTGCTGGAGTTTGAAAGAGCAATCAAAGAAGTTCTTGATACCGTAAAGAAAGTTTATCTGATTCTTAACAATCATCCGCACGGCAATGCCGTTGCAAATGCTTTGGAACTGATTCACTTGTTAAATGAAAGAATTAAAATCCCGGTTCCACCGGCTACATTGAAAGCGTATCCAAGATTAGGAAAAATTTCTCTCAATTAA